cgaatcaaagagggctgtggacaaaagagaatttgggcagtcgattgtaaaaGGCACTTTATAAGGTTCATCAAGGAgtatgatgaagtggactcaccaagaacaagtgAATGAGGactgtgaaagcctcattaatgaagatCGTAGCCACTGCCTATtatagaggactgtggacagaagagaatctgggcaggtgattgtaatgggcactgtgagtggtataacagggagtgtgctaaagctgactcaccaagctctgtggataaggttgctgatcaccccattaaagaggtttgtagccacttcataatcatagagggctgtggacaaaagagaatctgggcaatcaattgtaatgggcactttaagaggtacaacaaggagtgtgatgaagaggactcaccaagaactgtgtaggaggttggtgaaagccttattaatgaactttgtagccactcctgaaacatcgagggctgtggacagaagaacatctgggcaggcgattgtaatgggggactgtaagtgctatgaaatggagtgtggtgaagtggactcaccatgaacagtggatgagggtggtgaaagcctcattaatgaagttcgtagccacttccaTATCATAGAGGACAGTGGACAGAagaagtgctataaaatggagtgtgatgaagaacaagaactgtggataagatggtaaaagcctcattaataaagttgGTAGCCAATTCCGAATCATACAGGgctgtaaaaaaagagagaatcttggcaggtgattgtaatgggcactgtaagcagcagaacaggcagtgtgacagaactgtggatgaagtggtTTAGCAACTCCCAAATTATCTAAGGCTGTGCAAACAAGAGAATCTGGACAGGTGATTGTTTTGGGCACTGTAAGCTGTAAAACAGGGAGTgttatgaagtggactcaccaagaacagtggatgaggttggtgaaatcatagaggactgtggacagaagagaatcagGGAAGGTGATTGTATTGGGCACAATGAGcagtataacagggagtgtgctagcatagactcaccaagatctgtagatgagCTTGGAGATCATcacattaatgaagtttgtatccacttccgaatcactgagggctgtggacagaggagaatctgagcaggcgattgtaatgggcactgtcatccgtataaaagggagtgtaataaactggactccccaagaactgtggataaagtggtTCAGCAACTCCCGAATGATTAGATGCAGTGGACAAACGAGAATCTGGGCAgccgattgtaatgggcactgtaagtgctataaaatggagtgtggtgaagtggactcaccatgaacagtggatgaggttggtgaaagccgcATTATTGAAGTTTGTAGACATTTCCGAATTAAAGAGGGCTGTGGCCAGACAAAATCTGGGCagtcaattgtaatgggcactttaagaagtacaacaaggagtgtgatgaagaggactcaccaagaactgtgtaggaggttggcgaaagccttattaaggaactttgtagccactcctgaatcacagagggctgtggacagaagagaatctgggcaggtgattgtgttgggcacaatgagcggtataacagggagtgagctagcatagactcaccaagatctgtagatgaggttGGAGATCATCACATTAATGAAGGTGGTATCCACTTCCgaatcactgagggctgtgaacaaaagagaatctgggcaggagattgtaatgggcactgtaaatgctataaaatggagcgtggtgaagtggactcaccatgaacagtggatgagggtggAGAAAGCCGCATTAttaaagtttgtagccactcccgaatcataaagggctgtggacagcagagaatctgggcaggtgattgtaatgggcactgtaagcggtttaacagggagtgtgataaactggactcaccaagaactgtggatgaactgtggcataaagcaacattatgtgaagTTTTGAACTTAAAATAACACTTTAAATGGTGTTAAAATGGGGATGAAGGTCAGTCTGGAGCAGTATGTGGACGCATATAAGATGTTTAGAGCTAATGGACAGTTCAATGACTTTAAAGGAATTAGGTTATTACTTTTtaactttacataaaataatactaataatacttctTACATGAAAGAGTTCTGGTTATTAAGGTAAGTTTTAGAAGCTGACTATTTCACTTGTCTTATTCTTTAGTCTTTATATAGGTCATATAAGCAGAGAACCTGTAGAGAGGAGAATTATCACTTCAGAATGTCTTCCAGGTTTGTCAGACACTTCAAGTCTGATTTTCACACCAAAAAATGCAGTGATTTCCTCaacacagaacagcagcagatgtttcAGCACGGCAGACATATTTTAAACAGCTCCTTTTATAAGACGCCTCCAGCATCAGAGCGccaaccagtcagcactcaCTCCCAGTAATGCTAGCCTCTACTGCCCAAAACCTGCTTTCTGTAGAAAATGTTCTCTTTGCTTTTTTAGTGAAACACATCATTCTACTTTCCAGAATTAAAGGAAGATCCTGGTGGTCAGACACCCCCGGACATTGAGGATCTGCTTGCAGGCTCACTCTGGCACTTTGCAGTCATTTTTTGGGACAACAGGGTAAACAGGAAGTGGCTAGACTCTCCATAAACCGGCTCTGATATAAGCCTCTTTTCTACAACACATCTTCACACCTGACAAAGTATTATCTGCTAAATCTGTCTTCTCTATAAAGAGCtattcaaatatccagaattacaAAGGGGGATAATACTggacagtgtaaaaaacatacaaatacctgcatgtttattagagcaacacaacagaaatggttcagaagataagtggaagaagtcaattcagtcttatgttccagatcacacagattaatgatgaaaatcagctcatcagcgccacctacaggcgaaacagcagcacttaaggtggactggatcattcaaataagaagctgaggaaagtaaggctaatttgaacagtgctaagaataaatgagctcatttttcttcttctaatggattattgttgttgtttattattattcacagacCTGCTGTTTTACTTTCAGCTCAACAATCTGTTTTCCGGTGGGTTTAATCAGCCTGCATCCATATCCCACCTTTCCAGAGTTTCCgaaaaggaaaacagagaacTTCCAGAAACATGTTAGTCTATGTTGGGATGAAGGTTTGGTGCTGTAGGAGCAGCTCACCTTAAATGTAGTGTGTAGAGAAAtggctgaagcagcagcagtgtgtgtagaggtgtTGGAGGAGCTTTAGTGAGTCGTGGCTGTTTAGTAAAGCTGGTCGCGCGCTGTGCTGCTGGAAAGCAGGTGACGTCACAATCTgagcagaatgatgaggagGTTCTAGAGCGCGAGCTCTCACAGCCTCACTTTATGATCACGTGGAAGTTCATGAGGACAGTAAACCACCAGCAAACACCTTCAATAATAGACTAATAAAGTAGATTACAATTATTATCACCAATAATCTTTcatcatatttaaacacagatttaaaaacatcatttcactttatgaaaacactgatttattcaactgtgtttcagctgcttgtttaacTGCTTCTGGTCTTCACTATAAATACAGAACAACATAGAAGAAGCATCTTTTCCCAGGATCAAAGCGGAGGAACAAAAGCAATGAAAAACTGTGTAATATGTTTACATcaacttttatttctttttaaatacatttttatttttctgatcttgaacaatattttattgtaaatattagATAAATgttctacatactacattatatttagtaagcactacataattaaattatgtTCCACCAAATgaaccacaacacaaaatatgatggtacacaacttaaaatcctaaaaatactaaaaagatTAGTGTATCAAACTCCTAGTCAGGATCATTTCagccaataaatgaaaaacGTAACCCTCAATTTAAACAAGCAATtcacaaaacatgaaaaaacaccaaatgtctttattaaacttattaaacacaacaggcTGCCATTTCAAAGGTATTAACAATTGTTTTCAGAGCTAGAAATatcttttataattaaatatttcagagcacaacagacatgaaaacatgaaaactattatctgcagagaaacacaaaagagcaCTTGCCTTCCCCAGAAAATCATTTATACCTACACAGCTGCCttgaaacaaaatcaatatataatataacacaacCTCCTCGTTTCtactctcactgtccactagatcagctccactgaccatataggagcactttgtagttctagaattccagactgtatccagctacttctctgcatactctgtaaTGAGACAGCTATCCACCTGGGGGAGCCAGAGGGAAGATCCAGATAGCAACTAGGGTGGAGTCAAAAGCAGATATGGGGTTTTGCAGGGAGCTGGGTTCGAACCTATGTTGCTGGTGTGAAAGGGCAGAAAGAAATCCACTGgaccaaaaataaaacaaatgaaaggacTTAGAATGATAAGGGTTGTTGTGAAATGAGAGaaataactaaactaaaaaacaacagtaagacgtccttaaaataaaataaaaggactGTAAAAAGACTCTTTGTttacaaagggagagagaaagagggggatgCCTCATGGCAACCGAGACCAGCATGAGAAATCTGAGAGCCACTAGCGGCTCTAAAAGACGTAAAGAGATAGAGCCTCTTGTGTGCAAAGAGGAACTGCAGAGTGACTTAGACAACTCTGGGAGAACACCAATACCGGCATGGTCTAGCTTTCACATGGAAAAACTCAAGGATTTGATGAAGGATTGCCACCAGCTGCCGTCAATCAGGCTGATCACTAGGAGGCACGGCGCACGATCTCCCTCTGGGGTGAAGCAAAACTTGTTCTTGCACTGTTCCCATTTTCTATGAAGTcaaactgaaaagtctgcacacccctttcaccttctccataTTTCATTATGTTaaagacttattctacaatagactgagttcatttttggcctcatttttattttcttggacCCCAATGGCCCCATGGGACCTTTTGTATGGAGGTGTTGGCAACAAAATGCACATTCATCTCACTTTTGGGTGTCATATCAAAGGgtgtgcacacttgtgtacatataaacTGTTCACAACTGccgtcgtcacaaagcagcttcacaggaaCCAGTAATAAaaccaactgcattttaaatgatTGCAAACTGTTTCTATTAGGACACTGTTATCAAGGTGTGCTaatgtgtctaatagagtgaacagtgagtgaACACCTCTGCAGCACTTCTGTGTCTAAACCAATTGtaccagcagaacacacaccaccactgtgcTGGGGACACTCTGTGCCTTgaggtggtgttagtgtgtgttctgttggtACAATTGGATCAGACACAATGGTGAAaaaatggctggtcagtgtacatgtatagaacatttatgcacatgtgcttTCAAGCTGGTTGCttggttcagtatttcaacTCATCATTTTTCTAACTCAGCAGACATAGTTTCACTCACAACAATATCCCCCTCAACTTAAAGATGCTGCTGGGGCTAAAGGAGACTCCACCAGTAGTGAGAAGAGCAGCAGGAGTGTCGGTGATGCTGGCTCCTCTTCCTGCTGCAAaatacactgtaattatgaggagAGTTACAAAAGAAAGGTTACAAGTCACAAGTTTTCATATGTTCATCACACTTATAGATTGTTCAGACTTTCCAACCAATTACAAGAAGTTGAGACATATCACCCATTAAACAatagaagaataaaaagaaccagtgcatattacagtttgagtagcacagcttatttattacataataaccCAAAGCAAAAGGCATTTCACTCCTTTTAAAGTCCTGAGATAAATGTGAAGCCACCAAAGGTCAGACTATTCTTGCATTCTTTCTTAACCTATGATAACTATTGTGATGAATATTTTCTTCATTACTTACTGTTCTTTCTGTTGGGTTTCTACATTATCTCTTCTGTGTTAAAGCATACAGAAGTTACAGAGCTGTACATCTATTTTATTTCCAGAACAAAGTTTGTGTACTGGAACAGACTTTGTACTGTACGGCGGCAGCGTCTGCATCTTTGTAAACAACAGACATTAAGACTGTAGAAAAACACTGTTCAACTGACTCAGCACTGCTGATGGTGAAGTGCAGAACCTTTTATCTGCAGAGAGAGTTCAGCGCTGCGTTTATCCTGGATTAAGGAAATGATATTGATCTGAGGAGGAGGCaggagctacacacacacacctctacataTGTTagacagaggtggagagggtaaaaaccttcaaattcctctgcgTTCACATCAGTGACAGGAAGGCTCTCCAGAGTGTGATCAAGACTGCACAGTCCATTTCCGGAGCAGCCGtcccctcactgcaggacaTCTACAGGTCCAGGGTCATCATGACATGCACCTGACATGCATCCATTAATACAAGCCCACTACATATAATCACTGCTACTGTTCtacaaatactgtttacttttgtacttgcaCAATGCACTTCCCACATGCACAACTTACATATGCATCTATACTCTACACTGTACTGTACgctttaactttctttacttagtgtttttcttttacttagcaatacttttttacttatttactgtatatatttttattatacttcttctgtttctctctttattttgatatttatgagattATGTCGGTAAATGGagaaactgcaaagtaagaatttcatggGACAGTTtattgcttgtttctgctgtgcacatgatgataaactcttgaatcttgaattgtgattgtgtttgcacaggtacttgccaaaggaaagcATGAGCTCCACTCAAATATTAGCTGTGGCTTTATTGTTGTGGGGGTAACTTCCTTTAGCCCGGTTCCACACTTCAGCACATCCTGTGGAGAAGGGCCTGAACCtgtttctaaaaaaacaaataatatatatatatatatatatatatatatatatatatatatatatatatatatatatatatatataataaacagttTGAACCATGTGTATTTATCCACATTTTCCATTAAGAAACCCCACACATATTGAACTACATCCCTACTACATTTGTGAAAGTGTTACATCATATACAGACAGTATCTTTGAATTCACTTTTTAAGATGTGTCATGCCGACTGTGTCCTCACTGATAGTAAATGAGGCACATCTGATACGTTTCCAGCTAAGACAATAGGTGGCTATTCACTGCTTATTCAAGGAAAGAACAAAAACCTGTCAAACACAGTCCTTCAAAGACTAGAATTAAGAACCCCTGGCACAGTCTATTTCAACTATAGATCAAGGTCAgatacatgcacattaaacaaACTGGTATAAGAATAATTTAATCAACTTTAGATGTACAAATTAAGAGATCAACTCAAATATactctaaataaatgtaatacctCTGAATGGAGAAATGGTTGCAGTAGATGAAATACCACTGAACGTTCTCCTGTAAGACTTTCTTCTAGTCATCCAGtgtcttaatgaagtgtaagCATCCCGCTGTCTGGAGCATGCTGGAGTGTTTATCTGTGCATCTCTGTAGTTCACTCACAGATGTTTCATTGAATAACTAGATCATAAAGATTATGTACTAATGTAAAAGACACGTATTGCCCCATTTCTATATTTGCCTGAACAGAACTGATAAGGTAATATTGCTCCTACAATTATCCTTAATATTATCTTAAAGATTTTAATCAGACCCTGTATTCATAAAGCTTCTCCAAGTAGGAGAGGTTACCGTCACTAAGATCACTGcaaatgagacagaaatctgatcttagataatcacatatactctgaagctttatgaatatgggTCTAGATTTAATAAATCTTAAACATCAGTCAAACTGATTTTACTGGATGACAAATGTTGTCTCATCATATGAAATGTTACATTACCTCAAGGAGAGAATTCCTCACTTCTTCATCTGGTATATCTTCGATAGGAGCCTCGATGGACTTCACTTTACCTACAAGGTACTGGAAGAGATttgagaaagacagagatgcCCTGAACCGCAGAGGATTTTACCAGCATGTCATAGGATGGGTTGTATGTAGATCTCTTAAATCCTCGTATGGCTCCATCCCACACATTTGCTCTGTTAATGTTGAATCTGCTGCAGGACTCTTTATCTATCTTCAGAGACAGATTGGACACTACATCTGAAGCGGTCAGCCCTTACTGTAAATTAACCAGACATACAGAAAATAAGGTTTATGCATGTTTTCACCATggtcaaaaaataaaagtagagATTTGACACTTACTAAGTGGACAAACCAGGAAAACCCAACATTAAATTGTTAGTTATAGACAGCAATTCCAATTCATTTTGTATATTGGCCTGATACTCACAATAACTCTGATCTGAATAAACATGGCAACACAGTATTGTTTGTATgtaggtatgtatgtatgtgtgtgttttcagtacATGTTCACTGTCCAAAGAATGCAATTAATTGATTTAGCATTTGGAGCAAGAACTGACTTTCTGCAtcattacattttcacccagtgTAAAGACTGATTAAGCTGCATAACCTTTAGAACTgacccactgtgtgtgtgtgtgtgtgtgtgtgtgtgtgtgcgtgtgtgagtcaTCATTTAACAACAATTACCTGTCTCCCACTTCTGATTCCACACTGGCCTCAGACTCTGAACTACATTGGTGTATTCACTGTGAAGAGAGTGAACAATATCCTTATGTCAGACGTCTTGGGCTCTAGCAGTGCTCTGTTGCATAGAAAGCAAAGAGCATTACAACATAAACTACATCAATAATAAAGAGGAAATGATCTGTGATGTAGTATTGctgaaataataatgcattcttcTTGGCTTGTGGATCGGGATGTTGGAGCTGAtctgaaatataaaaatggtttgattttcattaataaaaatgttcacTGTTAAGGGTCACTACTAGGTTACGGTACAATGCAGTTAGATCAGGCAAAGTGAAGCATGAACAGATTCCCATTAATATGTAAGATAACCTAACAGAGAGAAGCAGAGTTCACTGTTAGGAGTTTAACTCACCCGTCTCCACTTTGTGGTGAACTGCTTTCAGCATCTGTCCAAATCTAATGTACAACAGCAGATTGCAGACATGGGCATAAGAATCAGCTCCCATGACTGACACATTGGACAAAGTTGTTTTAGAAGACTTTAAACCCTGAAAACCTCAAAACCCCCAATCTAAACATTACCCTAACAAGACTAAATGAAGATCTAGCGTACATGGCCTTCTAGTTCAATACCTATACTCCTAGAATACTCAGCATACTGGAACAACACTATATGACTCCTCAAACACCTAAGAGGCATTTCCCTCTCACTGCTCTGAATGGATGTTCTGCCTTGTTCACGACTCCAACCAAGCAAAATCCATCATCATCTGAAACCAATCCTTCCCTGTAAATACAGACAGCTACTGTGATTGAAGCTGTGAGCTctacagtctgtctgcaagcTTGTGCAGCCTAGAAACATTAGCTAACAGCTCCTCCTCCTAGAACTGCAGGAGCGCAGAACTAAACAATCTGGAGCTGttcttttcttctgaaatattgTCTCACTAAAAAGTCCAGAAAAAAGCAGCTTCTAGCTGAAACATTTGCTCTGTTGAATGAAATAAATAGATCTGGGCTGGACATGGCTGACCTGGCCTAGAACTGGCCTAGAATAACTCTAGTGATCAAATCTCCCCAAACTTACTTCTCATTAGAGACGCTGCTGCGGCTCGGCAGGGCTCTGCTTCCAGATGGCGTCTCCGTATCTGATCCCACATCCTTTAAGTGTCCTCCGGAAACGCTCCCGTTGTGTTGGGAAGGGTTTTGCAGCGCGTTTGTGAGCTTGCACTTGTTTAGTGAATCTGCGGCGCGTTTGTTAAATGTAGAGCCATGTTGTCGTTTTGATGAAgggctttctgcttctgctgcgcgTTTGTGAATCTGCAGCGCGGTGGCTCTTCTCGGCCACCGTACTTTATATTAGGGCTggacagaacgaggctttttaacccagttgaagacaaagtggttggaggcttgacagctctactgcgccacctgctgttctaataaaacactacacctccatcgcctgattctgatttcccctccaaataaaagtcagcttgtaaaatcctaaagtccagcagaaagagttcactatggaaaatgattgtagggcattatgaggaaaacgtcaggttaaactgcttagagaggctttttactatcagccttagtgttttcttacaACTACTgttgattcactcattttactgAAAACTCGGAGCAGGAAAAAGCTGTGAGTTTCTGATCAAATGCTGATAGTGTCTATCTTCAGACTAGTGTGtctgataaacacagttttactgtcacttTTAATATCATCTTAATCAGGACACATGAATCTAGAAGaaaagtggccttatgaaggaaaacacatcagaatcagtggatttctgacattttgtccaaaatctCTACAGTCAAACTAGTGTTGTATGAAAATAACAGCTGgaaaaaatcaatattttaagattttaaaacatagacttttgaatcactgttatcagagtattttaaatattattgtaaaaatatacaatgcattcagaaagtatttcacttgtttttaaatgttatgttgagatcatgtgctaaaataaaataaaataagaaatcccatcattctgcatcaatactccataatgagaaagtgaaaacagaattttaaaatttattaaaatgaaaaactttCACATGGAAATTCAGACCCTTTGCTATGACACTTCAAATGTAGCTCTGGGGGTCTCCCATGTGTCTTGATAATTTTTGAGGTGTTTCTACACCTTGATTGGAGTCCAGCTCTGGTAAGTTTATTGGACGTGgttaaagacacacacctgtctacataaggtctcacagctgacatgaggaggaaggagctgcctgtagagatcagagacaggactgtgtggaggcacagatctggagaaggctacaaaaaatctgctgtcaaaaatctctgtagagacctgaaaatggctgtccaccaacgtccccatccaacattacggagaggatctgcagagaagaaaggcaaaaaatccccaaatccaggtgagcaaaccttgtggcatcaaacccaagaagactggaggctgtaatcactgccaaagctgcttcAACTAAGAACCAAgtaaagtgtctgaatacttatgtcaattttagtttttccttttcaataaattaacaaaaaaaatctaaaactctgttttactttgtcattatgggataaacatggtgccagtgtcagaaagctaattattttccttcatatggccacttttattaaagatttatgtgtcctgtgtcagatttctcctttatatctgttattatttacagttattaatttaagttactttaataagcttttaaatggtTGTAAACTCTGTTTTCTTAACTGGTTAATCATTGtcaattcaaaaaatatttttattaggtttaggagggacttttattttgacagaatttcgtttTGGACTCTGTATAGCGGCCGCGATTGTGACGTCATACCGATGACGTCACCGCCGAGGCTCCTATATAAAGGCTTGCTTCTCCCTCATTCCACCAGTTAGGATTCAGCAGCTCGCAGGAACGACGATTCAGGGACTTTCAGCCCTTCTTTTTTTCTACAGGGAAAATAATGGAAACCACTAAAGTCTTAAGAAGCTTGGGGTACGAAGTCCTGGATGACCTCGGTGCAGGGGTTTTCGGCATTGTTAAGCTGGCCACCTCAGATAGGCACCCAAACCTAGTGGCCATTAAAATAATGGACCGCAAGCAGATGACACCTGATGTTGTTTCAAAATTCCTGCCCCGGGAACTCGCCATCATCAAAAGAGTGAGGCACCCTCATATTATTCAGGTGCATGAGATGTTTGAAATGGCTAATGGACAGGTGTTTGTTGTGATGGAGGCTGCCTCAATGAATCTTTTCGAAAAGGTCGAACAACACGTCATCCCTATCGACCAGGCCAAGCAGTGGTTTGCGCAGATCGTCAATGCCATGGTGTATCTGCATGAGCAGGACATAGTCCATCGTGACctgaaatgtgaaaatgttcTACTGACCGCTGACAACCAGGCCAAAATAACAGACTTTGGTTTCAGCCGCATTTCAAGAGGATTCCCTGAGCTGAGTGATACGTTTTGTGGCTCTCCCTTCTACTGTGCCCCTGAGGTGATCATGTCCAAGGCCTACGATCCAAAGAAGAGTGACGTGTGGAGCCTGGGAGTCATTCTTTATGTTATGGTCGTCGGGTGCTTGCCCTTCTACGACTCCAGTTGGAAAAACCTCCCATTGATTCAGTCCGAACCACTGGTGTACCCAGAAGGGACTGGAGTGGAGGAGAAGTGTCACGACTTCATTTCCT
The genomic region above belongs to Salminus brasiliensis chromosome 8, fSalBra1.hap2, whole genome shotgun sequence and contains:
- the LOC140561485 gene encoding testis-specific serine/threonine-protein kinase 6-like is translated as METTKVLRSLGYEVLDDLGAGVFGIVKLATSDRHPNLVAIKIMDRKQMTPDVVSKFLPRELAIIKRVRHPHIIQVHEMFEMANGQVFVVMEAASMNLFEKVEQHVIPIDQAKQWFAQIVNAMVYLHEQDIVHRDLKCENVLLTADNQAKITDFGFSRISRGFPELSDTFCGSPFYCAPEVIMSKAYDPKKSDVWSLGVILYVMVVGCLPFYDSSWKNLPLIQSEPLVYPEGTGVEEKCHDFISYMLEFDPATRPSMAEVAQHPWLESTLSSLCSSKTDDHEREGQDGESRASSQQDVNPLDESQASCSGSEVDTLTSQDGRYEYLMLQEDSSGAGASLTCQNVEDVGEESGCRPLCATVERAANARASIIEPILKASRSLRQRMKKFFKRNFEVHDSPATPLQEACNSASSTEAPARPSSEQRCENKQRTKRLRFPKFRVCEYFWRK